Genomic window (candidate division WOR-3 bacterium):
TATCTTTTTCTTTTTGGCTTTTGAGGGAGCTTGCCCCTTTTTTTTGACTTTCACAGCGGTCATTACTTTCTGCCCTCCCTTATCAGTTTCTGAAGCTGAAGAGCCAGGTCTTTTGTTTCCTCGCCCTTCTGCTGAGCAATCCTTATCTCCCTGATCAAACTGTCCCGGTTTTCTTTAAGAATCAGATTTTCAACATTCTTTTGAAGGTTTTCGAGACTTTCCGCGGCTTCATCCTCCTCGCAAAACTGAAGCCTGAAATACTCCTTTCTCAAAGGCAAATTCTCGCCGCTTTTTTCCACTTCTTCGGCTAAAGTTCTCAAATTCAGACTATTTAACATTTTACTATTAAGATAATCATTTATCCTGGTTTTCGCAACATTTCCAGGCGCATCTTTCCTCCTGGATATTGATAAAATCAAGAGAAGAAGATGCTCTTTTTTGGAGGGTCCTCTGTGAACCGTCTCGAAAGTATCCATTTTAGGACTCTTTGAACAGTAATCGTCAATATCCGGAACTCCAAGAGAAGTCGAGGCTTTCCTCTTCCATTCTTCTCGCAGTATCTTGTCGGGTATAAGATTCAAGACTTCGATTATCCTGAGAGCGAGCTTCGATTTTTCAGGGGGAGAAGAAGGAAAATAATGATTTTGGAAAAAATCGAGCCACGATATTTTGCCTCGTTCCATGTCCTCTGAGGGATTTTTCGAATTCCTGACAAGATCGTCAGGATCTTTGTGCTCATCGGTTTTGATGACTTCCACGTCAAGGCCTGTGCTCAAAAGTATCTCTATCGCCCTTACGGCCGCTTTCTGTCCGGATTCATCGGAGTCGTAAAAAACCGAAACGGCATCGGAGTATTTTTTGAGCAATCTTGCCTGATCAACAGTCAGGGAAGTGCCGCAGGATGCAACCGCGTTTTCAAATCCCGCTCTGAATAAAGAGATCACGTCCATGTATCCTTCGACAAGAATAAAACCGGGTTTTTTTATGACCGACTTTTTTGCCAGGTTCAATGCGTAAAGCACCGAACTTTTATCATAAATCTCCATTTGACGTGAATTCAGATATTTTGGACCTTTACCGTTCAAGTGTCTTCCTCCGAAAGCCAGTACTTTTCCTCCGGAGTCAAAAATAGGGAACATAAGTCTGTCATTAAAAGTCTCGTAATAAGAACCGTAATTATTTTTCGTCAAAAGTCCTGCTTTTTCAAGAAAATCGACGGAAAATCCCGTTTTTTTCGCCTCGGCTGCAAGTCCGCCTTTTGAATAACCTAATCGGAAGCGTGAAATGATCTCTTCATCGAGGCCTCTTTTTGCAAGATAATTTCTGACTTCCGCGCCAGCGGTGCTTTTGAGACAATTTTGGTAAAAAACGCACGCAAATTCCATGGCGTCATAGAGATCTTTTCCCGTCTTGTTTTCTCCAGAAAGAGACACTCCAGCCCTTTTCGCTAATTTCTTCAGGGCTTCGGAAAAATCAATATTTTCTATCTGCATGAGAAAGTTAAAAGCGTTTCCTCCGGCACCGCAGCCGAAACAATAATAGAGATTTTTCTGAGGAGAAACAGTGAACGAAGGGGTTTTCTCCGTATGAAAAGGGCAAAGGCCTTTGAAATCCTTGCCCGAAGGAACGAGCTTGACGAATTCAGATATAAGCTCGACTATCTGTGTTTTTTCAAGGACTTCATCTATTTTCGTGTTGCTTTTCGCTTCCACTCGCTTCACCTGAAAAACAGAACGGTGACTCCGTCTCCGCCTTCATTTGGCTGTCCCGCTCTATGTCTGATCTTGTTGGCGTCCAGGTATTCCTTTATCCTTTTTTTAAGCTTGCCGGTGCCCACTCCGTGAATTACAGTGACGAAAGGATGATCGGCAAAAACCGCGTCGTCTATAAATATTTCCAATTGTTCCAGAGCCGTGTCGGAATCCAGTCCCCTGAGATCGGTACTCGTCTTGAAATCTCTGTCTCTTGCAAGAACTATCCTCTCTTTTGACTTCAACTCGCCTTCTGTTTCAGAATAAGTCAAATCCTCTGGCAGACAGACTATTTTCACTTTGTTTGTTTTTACGACATATCTGTCTTTTTCCTTTTTTATTATTTCTCCGGCTGATTTGAGTGATTTTATAAACACTTTATCTCCAGGGGCAAAATCCCGATCGGATTTTTTTTCTTTCTTTTTTTTGCTCCCTTTTTCGACAAAAGCTTTCCTGTATTCTTCTATGCTGGTTTTTGAAGCATTGGTCTCTCTCAAAAGTTTGATTATTTCTTCGGCTTTTTTTCGGGTTTGAGAAATAATTTCGGCTTTTTCCGTTTCTGCCTTCCTTTCGAAGTCATCTTTCTCCCGCTCAAGCGATTCTTCAAGCATTTTCAATTGTTCGGATTTCTCTTTTTGCGCCTTGAGTTCCATTTCCGTTTCTTTTTCGTTCCTGAGGCTTTTCTCGAGTGTTTTTTTCAACTGTTCGACTGTAATTTCGTACGATAATTGCTCCTGAGGCATCAGAGACAGAGCTCTTTCGGTTATCTCTTCCGGAAAACCGTATTTTCTTGCGATTTCGAAGGTGTAGGACGAACCGGGAAGCCCCATGGTCAGCTTGTAGGTCGGCTCAAAACTCGGAGTGTCTATATCCATTGAAGCATTAACTATTTTCTCCATGTCTTCCACCGCGGCCTTAAGCTGAACAATATTCGTCGTAGCGACAACCGTGCTTCCATTCCCGACCAGAGCTTCTATGAAAGCCGCGGCCAGCGCCGCGCCTTTTCCCGGATCGGTTGAACTGCCGATCTCATCAATTAAAACAAGCGTCTTGCCGTTTGATACGCCCCATATCATGTTCCATCTTTTAAGCCTCGCTGTGAAAGTCGAGATGTCCTCTTCTATTGACTGCCTGTCTCCCCCGTCGCATATCACTTCTAAATCGAAAGGAATAGAGGTCTCATCCGAAACAGGCGGGTGGATTCCTATGTAAGAAAGAAGCACGGTTATACCGACCGTTTTCAGTGCTATGGTCTTTCCTCCCGCGTTAGGCCCGCTTATCAGGACTGCTTTCTTGCCGGGCGGAAGTTCCATGTCCAACGGGACAGCCGCTTCTCTGCCTTTCAATATACAAAGAAGAGGGTGTCTGGCGCCGGCAAGCTTGAACGGGCCTTCAACCGGTTGTACTCCTTCAAGCTTTTCAGAAAACCTCGCTTTTGCCAGCGCCGAATCGAGGCGGCATGAGATGTCGAAAATGTTTATAAGATCTTCTCTTGCGTCAAGGACCTCTTCAGTCAAAGCCCTGAGTATCCTTTTTATTTCCCATTGCTCGTCCCTGATAAGCGTCTGAAGCCTGTTGTTTTCTTCAACCAGTTCGAAGGGTTCCATGAATACAGTCGCACCGCTCTCCGAGACGTCGTGAACGAGACCGCCGAGAGATCTTTGCTTTTCAGTCTTTACAGCCAAAACATATCTTTCTGAGCGCTGAGTAATGAAGTTTTCCTGAAGGGAGTCTTTGTATTTTTCGCATACATCTTTTGCACGTTTTGAAAGCAATTTGGATTGAGAAGCAATTTGCTTTCTGATTCTCGCCAACTCATGGCTCGCCGTATCTTTTATCGATCCGTCTTTGTCGACGGCTTTATTTATATTTTTTCCCAGATCGCTTTGACAGTCCATCTGAGAAATCATCCGAAAGGTCAACGGATATTTAAAATCATGCGGAGCGAGAGCTTTTTTTGTTTCTGAGGCCATAACGGTCAGTTGACCGAGCGAATACAGTTCGAGAGGAGAAATCCCTCTCGCTTTTTCGAACGCGGAATCAAATATGCTGTCGACAGGAGCAAGTCTGTCGAACGTGAGATTCAAATCACTGGAAATTTTTCTCCACTCCGCCGTCAGGCAGAGCAGATCGCGGACAATAACTTTATCCGCGACCGGCATTGTCTTTTTTAATTTTTCCGCACTGAAAGGGCTCGAACATTCATTCGAGATTTTTTCAAGGATAGAAAAGTAATCGAGAATCCTGCAAGATTCTTTATCCATCCGTATAAATTTTCACTTCAAGCCGAAAGGCTTATTTTCTTATGACTCTGCGCCTGTTCGAGAGACTTTTTTTCTTTCTTTCCTCGCTCGGTTTCTCGTATCTTTCGTTTTTCTTGAAGTCGCTTAAAATTCTCTCTTGTTCGCAGATTCTCTTAAATCTTTTGAGTGCCGATTCAAACGATTCGTTTTCTCTGACTTTAACACCGACTGACATACTCTATCCCATCCTCCTTGTTTACTTGAGTTGAAATAAAACAAAAAACCTCTCCCCTTCTTAAAGATAAAGATTGATTTGATTTTTTTTCGACTATAACAGCATTTTTTTTCTTTGTCAATTGCAAACTTCTCAAAATTTTAACTTGAATCAAGGGTTTATAAAATCCGTAAAACATTGTTATTGAAAATCTTTTATTTGTCTTATATAATCGTCGTTAAAAAATTCCAAAACAGTTGGTGTTGGCTGAATCTTTGTCACGGAGGGATATACAATGAAATCTATATTTTCCGCAATAATTTTCTCACTTTTTGCTTCCGCCGTTATTTCAGGATCGTCGGGTGATTTTTTCTTTTCATCGGACAATGACACGACTATTTCTTTTTCTGACATCATAACATACAGAAACTTCATCGACTCGACGAATTTCAGCGGATTTTTCCTCCTCAAATATTATTCCCTCGAGGCTTACGAAAACGGATTGGCTCTGGAAGAATCTTTGTCTCTTGAAGCTATAGCAAGGGAAACGCTTTACAAACACGCCTATAGTAAATACGGCAGATTCGATTTTACGCCTGTTCCGGAATATCTCGACAGCGTTCATAAAATGAGCGCTTTCTCCGTCAGAGGCGCCTTTATATGCACGAAAGACTCCCTTCTGGCCGAAAAAGTCCGGACTGAATTGTCCGGTTACACTGAACTCGGCGACAGCCTTTTTACAGCAAAAACCGAATCGCTTTTTTTCGAATACGCCGACCCGAGAATTTCAGGCATCGCCGAAGTGTCCTGGGAAAACGTCATGTATCCGCTCAGAGACGCCTTGTTTTCCCTCGAAGATTTTTCGGTTGGCCCCGTCATTCGCTTTCCGACTTTTTACGTTGTTCCTGTCAGACTTCAGACAAAGGAAAAAGACCCCATTCTGCCTGACACTATGAACGCCGATTGGCTAGTGTTCGTAACTTCTCTGTCACAAACCGACTACAAGATAAAAAGCATTCTCGAAGCAATCGAAATCGCAAAACCAGTTTACGTCTCTTCGACCATGGATTTATTTGTCATGGCGGACAGCGCAAAATTCGACACGATCCCGTTTCCCATGTTCCCTCAGATCTCCAGGGAAGACTCCTTGAGAACAGTATGCCGATACCTCGACGATGAAATGTCCGCGGGTGAAATGATGCTCAGATTCCGAAGAAGAGGACTTTTTCCGAGACTCGGCGACACGGTCAATTTGCGTTTTGAAATAGAAAGACAGCTGATTCTCGAAGACGCCTTTACAATGCCTCATCTAGAGAACCTGAGAAACGATCCTCTCATAGCTTCTGAAATCGAGCTTCTTCAGAATGAATTTCTGTACAATCTCCTGAAAAAAAGGATTGAAGATACTGTTTTCGTCGACATGGAAGAAATGCGGGCATTTTACGAAAGAAACAAGGAAAATTATCTGCTTCCCGAAAGACTCGGATATTCCATATTTTTATCGGGCGACAGTTCCTTTTCAGATTCGATAAAAAACCTTGTCGTGAGAGGTTTTTCTTTTGATTCGCTGGCTCGTCTTCATTCCACTCACACGACGGCCAAAGAAGGAGGAGCGGCAGGTTACAGAGCGAGAGATCTTTACGGAACCTTACAGCCTGTAATGCAGGATATGAACAAGGGAGACGTGTCCGATTTGTTCAAGACAATTGACGGATGGGCATTCGTAAAGGTAACCGAGATTATTCCCCCTGCCTACCAGCCGTTTGACAGCATTCAGGTCAGAATTAAAAATGAAACGAGAAATGAGAAATTGGAAAAAACATTCATGGGATTCATGGAATACTTAAAGATGAAACATCACGTAGTCATAAACATAAACAGTCTGGTTTTGTCTTTCCTGAGGGAAATGTTCTTTCACAACTGAAAGAATTTAGTTTGACTTTCACTTCAGCAATACTGATGACCAGCGTTTTTTTCAGCCAAACCTCACCGGCTGAGCTGACCTTGAACCCTCCGCTCAGCGAATACGGCATCGACAGCGTCAGAATCTCCGTAATTTACCCCAAACATTTCAGTGAAGAGCTTCCCGTCGTGATCTTTCTGCCCGGATATGACGGAAATCCGGAGTGGTATTTCGACTTTCTAGGAATTGAGAAAATTGTCGAAAAAGCTTCCTCTGAAAATCCTTTCATGTCAGTGATTGTTGATCCGTCCTCCGGTCCGCACGCCTGCTTTTACATCAACTCCGATGTCTCTGGAAACTGGGAAGATTTTATCTGCAATTTTCTCCCGGAAACAATAAGCAAATGGGCTCTGGAAAACCTCGGCGCCGGAACAGGCAATTTTTGCCTGATAGGTCACTCCCTCGGCGGATTCGGAGCTCTCCGAATAGGCGCCAGACACCCGGAAATCTTCCCTTTTGTCGGATCCGTTTCGGGCATAGTTACAGTCGAAGTTTTGCCTGAATGGCTGAAATACGTCGAGAAAGAAGGAGTCTGGAGTGAAAGAGAGAATTGGGGGATTCAACATTTCTTCACAAGACTGTCTCATCAGATGTGTGTTAATTTCACCGGCATAAAAGAGCCGGAACTTTTTGAATTTCATCGCGGCGTGTTACGCCTCGACGAACAGCTTATGAGCCGGATGAGATCGGGTGATTTCGATATTCTCGCTTCCTCAAGAAACGGCTCTCTTGTATTTTCAAACGAAAAAATTTACGTGTCGTCCGGTACCAGAGACATTGTGTGCGATGTAGACTTTCACGAGGAGCTGTGCCGGATTCTGGAATCAAAACTCCCCGCTTCCAGTCTCAAATGTGAAACCCCCGACGGTGACCACATAAGCATTCTGGGCGGTGAAATTGAAAACTGTTTGACATTTTTCTTTCAAGGAGAAGACTGATGCTGTTTCCGACTGTCGAATTCGGAATATTTTTCTTCATCGTTTTTGCCGCCAGCTGGCTTCTCAAAGACAAAATCCTGCCGCGGAAAATAGTCCTTCTGGTAGCAAGTTACATTTTTTACGGATGGTGGGACTGGCGTTTCACTTTTCTTCTGTTCCTTTGTTCTTTTGGAAATTACATGTTCGGTCTGGCTATGTCGGATTCGAAAAACGGACACCACAGGAAAGCAATTATTGCCGTAGCCGTAGTGTGGAACCTGACTATACTCGGCTTTTTCAAATACTACGGATTTTTCGTCTCGTCCCTGAACAACTTCCTTTCGTTCGCCGGTATGGGTTCAAGCATGTCGGTTCTCAACATAATTCTGCCCGTCGGAATCTCTTTTTTCACTTTTCAGGCCATGAGTTACGTCATAGACGTATACAGAAAGGAAATACCGGCTTCCAAATCCATCGTGGACGTTTTGCTGTTCGTGTCCTTCTTCCCCCAGCTCGTTGCGGGTCCCATAGTCCGGGCGAAAGATTTCATACCCCAGCTTTCTCTCAAACCCGATCCGAAAAAAATACCGGCCGCGAGAGCCTTTGTCCTCATTTCAGCCGGCTTGTTTAAAAAAGTAATAATTGCGAACTACCTGGCAACCGAAATTGTAGATCCCGTTTTTGAAAATCCGGCCGCATTTTCCTCTCTCGACGCTTTGTTTGCCGTTTATGGCTACGCCGTACAGATATACTGCGATTTCAGCGCTTACAGTGAAATAGCAATAGGGATTGCCGCGTTGCTCGGTTACTACTTCCAGGACAATTTTAATTATCCGTACAAGGCTCAATCTATAAGAGATTTCTGGAGAAGATGGCACATATCACTTTCGACTTGGCTCAGGGATTATTTATACATACCTCTCGGCGGTTCAAAAAAAGGGAAATTCAGGACATATGTCAACCTCGCGATAACGATGCTGCTCGGAGGTCTTTGGCACGGAGCGGCCTGGAATTTTGTATTATGGGGAGCCCTCCACGGTTTTGGTCTCGGAGTGGAAAGATTTTTTATAGACAAATTCGGCGATAAAAAAAGAAAAGTATTGTGGCAGGTCCTTTCTACTGTTTTCGTCTTTCACTTCGTATGTCTGAGCTGGATATT
Coding sequences:
- the dnaG gene encoding DNA primase, coding for MEAKSNTKIDEVLEKTQIVELISEFVKLVPSGKDFKGLCPFHTEKTPSFTVSPQKNLYYCFGCGAGGNAFNFLMQIENIDFSEALKKLAKRAGVSLSGENKTGKDLYDAMEFACVFYQNCLKSTAGAEVRNYLAKRGLDEEIISRFRLGYSKGGLAAEAKKTGFSVDFLEKAGLLTKNNYGSYYETFNDRLMFPIFDSGGKVLAFGGRHLNGKGPKYLNSRQMEIYDKSSVLYALNLAKKSVIKKPGFILVEGYMDVISLFRAGFENAVASCGTSLTVDQARLLKKYSDAVSVFYDSDESGQKAAVRAIEILLSTGLDVEVIKTDEHKDPDDLVRNSKNPSEDMERGKISWLDFFQNHYFPSSPPEKSKLALRIIEVLNLIPDKILREEWKRKASTSLGVPDIDDYCSKSPKMDTFETVHRGPSKKEHLLLLILSISRRKDAPGNVAKTRINDYLNSKMLNSLNLRTLAEEVEKSGENLPLRKEYFRLQFCEEDEAAESLENLQKNVENLILKENRDSLIREIRIAQQKGEETKDLALQLQKLIREGRK
- a CDS encoding Smr/MutS family protein; amino-acid sequence: MDKESCRILDYFSILEKISNECSSPFSAEKLKKTMPVADKVIVRDLLCLTAEWRKISSDLNLTFDRLAPVDSIFDSAFEKARGISPLELYSLGQLTVMASETKKALAPHDFKYPLTFRMISQMDCQSDLGKNINKAVDKDGSIKDTASHELARIRKQIASQSKLLSKRAKDVCEKYKDSLQENFITQRSERYVLAVKTEKQRSLGGLVHDVSESGATVFMEPFELVEENNRLQTLIRDEQWEIKRILRALTEEVLDAREDLINIFDISCRLDSALAKARFSEKLEGVQPVEGPFKLAGARHPLLCILKGREAAVPLDMELPPGKKAVLISGPNAGGKTIALKTVGITVLLSYIGIHPPVSDETSIPFDLEVICDGGDRQSIEEDISTFTARLKRWNMIWGVSNGKTLVLIDEIGSSTDPGKGAALAAAFIEALVGNGSTVVATTNIVQLKAAVEDMEKIVNASMDIDTPSFEPTYKLTMGLPGSSYTFEIARKYGFPEEITERALSLMPQEQLSYEITVEQLKKTLEKSLRNEKETEMELKAQKEKSEQLKMLEESLEREKDDFERKAETEKAEIISQTRKKAEEIIKLLRETNASKTSIEEYRKAFVEKGSKKKKEKKSDRDFAPGDKVFIKSLKSAGEIIKKEKDRYVVKTNKVKIVCLPEDLTYSETEGELKSKERIVLARDRDFKTSTDLRGLDSDTALEQLEIFIDDAVFADHPFVTVIHGVGTGKLKKRIKEYLDANKIRHRAGQPNEGGDGVTVLFFR
- the rpsU gene encoding 30S ribosomal protein S21 yields the protein MSVGVKVRENESFESALKRFKRICEQERILSDFKKNERYEKPSEERKKKSLSNRRRVIRK
- a CDS encoding peptidyl-prolyl cis-trans isomerase, giving the protein MKSIFSAIIFSLFASAVISGSSGDFFFSSDNDTTISFSDIITYRNFIDSTNFSGFFLLKYYSLEAYENGLALEESLSLEAIARETLYKHAYSKYGRFDFTPVPEYLDSVHKMSAFSVRGAFICTKDSLLAEKVRTELSGYTELGDSLFTAKTESLFFEYADPRISGIAEVSWENVMYPLRDALFSLEDFSVGPVIRFPTFYVVPVRLQTKEKDPILPDTMNADWLVFVTSLSQTDYKIKSILEAIEIAKPVYVSSTMDLFVMADSAKFDTIPFPMFPQISREDSLRTVCRYLDDEMSAGEMMLRFRRRGLFPRLGDTVNLRFEIERQLILEDAFTMPHLENLRNDPLIASEIELLQNEFLYNLLKKRIEDTVFVDMEEMRAFYERNKENYLLPERLGYSIFLSGDSSFSDSIKNLVVRGFSFDSLARLHSTHTTAKEGGAAGYRARDLYGTLQPVMQDMNKGDVSDLFKTIDGWAFVKVTEIIPPAYQPFDSIQVRIKNETRNEKLEKTFMGFMEYLKMKHHVVININSLVLSFLREMFFHN
- a CDS encoding MBOAT family protein, with protein sequence MLFPTVEFGIFFFIVFAASWLLKDKILPRKIVLLVASYIFYGWWDWRFTFLLFLCSFGNYMFGLAMSDSKNGHHRKAIIAVAVVWNLTILGFFKYYGFFVSSLNNFLSFAGMGSSMSVLNIILPVGISFFTFQAMSYVIDVYRKEIPASKSIVDVLLFVSFFPQLVAGPIVRAKDFIPQLSLKPDPKKIPAARAFVLISAGLFKKVIIANYLATEIVDPVFENPAAFSSLDALFAVYGYAVQIYCDFSAYSEIAIGIAALLGYYFQDNFNYPYKAQSIRDFWRRWHISLSTWLRDYLYIPLGGSKKGKFRTYVNLAITMLLGGLWHGAAWNFVLWGALHGFGLGVERFFIDKFGDKKRKVLWQVLSTVFVFHFVCLSWIFFRSRSFSLAFEYLRSFGNISSPVTNITPFVFLLVFIGIAMHFTPPAPGKWIRSNFNRLPVVVQGIILGVVLLMVSAFGPEGVAPFIYFRF